The following nucleotide sequence is from Mytilus edulis chromosome 13, xbMytEdul2.2, whole genome shotgun sequence.
TTTGTCTGAATCTATATGGCAATCACTTAGttttcaaatatagttatctaaaaattatttaaatatctgaacatatttcatgttttatttgaaaaaaactttttgtacaCTTTATATATCAGAGAAATCATTTATCATGGAAGACTTACAGCATTAACGATAATATCTTCCCTAGGATCTGAGTTTAATAATCTTTGTTGAATGAACGTCATAACAGTCACTCCAAGTTTTGACATTCCATAAGGCTTCAAAAAGAATCCTTgtttttcatggtcatcattttGTGCAGCACTAAAATAATGTACAATTTATTTCCTTAGCAACCGAATGCAGATTAGTATATTAACAAATCGTcttgaaatcaaaattaataacCACTTGTATAACAATTACACGCTCAACACAGCTTCCAATAAAATATGAATACAACAAATATATCTTTTGTgttggaaaataataaaaagattgtGAAAGCAATTATATTGTGGCCATTTCTTATCATATAGGAAAATGTAACCTGATATAAATCTGGCTAGTATTTAAACTGAGAGTACAGTTAGATTCTCTGCTGGAACCAATTACTGCATGTCAAATGTCTTAAATTGTGTCTGATGAGCCATCGCCACATAGTAGCGGTGTTTCCGACTGATAtagcatttttaaagaaaaatgttcgGCATGCAGATTTTACGGTAAAAAGCAAACTTAGTCACCGTTAAAATCTTTCCCGATTATACAACACACTAAATCAAATCTATCATCAACTAAACAACGATACGTGAGATTCTTTGAACACTGCATTTTCTATAATTAGAAAGAAATCCAAATTGCGAGTTTCATCGAGTAATACTGACGAAATACATAATGAATAGAATGAATGGGGGCGTTGCCGATCTGGGGAACTTTTTTTATatccaatattcaaaatgaaaaaaaaaacaacatacataaAAATGACTTATATAACACTCAAAACATATGACAAAATCAGATCCGTGGCTAATCGGATCCGTGGCTTTTCTTTCATAAATTATGTGGTGATTCCCCCTAAGAGATAGTGAGGCTTCAAGTGtctgtacaaaaaaaatcatttaattaacATTTGTACAGAACTGCCAATATAATGCATTTTAAGGAGTTCAAATACATAGACGAAACTATTAAATATCGATAAATACATTAGTCTATTACTGTTTTTAAATGAAGCAAACTTGAAGCTGTTGCatgttttttgtaatttattcaaggaatgactgtaatatattttttgtctTGTAGCCCGATCGTCAATAGcgggttatttaaagtgtttaccacatttgttattttatttcgaataggcagaaaaaaatattacagtcatttcttagtATTTAATTCCTAAACCCATTTTAAACCGGGgttaatcatgaaaaaacgttgatgacgtcacggtcacatgacaaaattatgtataTGGGCTAATAAACAAAACGACTTCAGCCAATCACAAGAATGGTGAGTGTTGTAGGTTAGACCTTAAGTCATATCAAACCAAACAAAGACtagaaaatttgtatttgctGCTTTTCGGTGAAtcctttataaaaatattgaatgaatTTAAAGCAATAATCTGAATTTTCAAATATGCATTAATCCTAGAGATAATATTGAATCTATCACAAATGATGAAGAGGTACATGCGAGctcattacaacataaaaagagaTGCGGGTTAACAATACCGTACCTCAAACCATCATTATAATTGATTTCTTCTAACAAGTCGTACTACAATACCTACTCAATAAATTGTTGAATTAATGCAGTCAATTCATCCATAGTTATGTTTGGCTGTTTGAACTTTGATCTCATCTCTTCACTGCACTTACTAATTGCTTCTTGCGAAGCCATGCTGGACACATTAACTACCCTGTAAAGTGTGCATACTAGTATTTTAAATTGAATACAGTTAATGTTTATAAAGTTTTCACCACACATGATTACctataacaaatcaaatatacCAAAAAGCGTATGATACTGATTACATACGCAGCTTTTAAAATAGTTGTCTGATATACCTGTGCACATTAACAGACCTTTGCAATAACCTTTTAAAAGGTTCGAAATCCATATTTTTTATCGAGGTAAATGTCTGATCTTTTCGAATTCCAATTTCCTGACCTTCACCCGGGTCTTCTCacattttcaataatatttgccattacgttttattttgtttatatgctattttctgtccttttttttgtgttttgtgttttgatttCCCCTTGACTTCTTCCTTATTACGTGAACAGGACATATATGGAACCAGGAATACAAAAAAAGGAGATGGGTGTAGGCTCTGAAACTAGACAAAGTTTTGAATTGAGTATGTAAATATGATGGATTACCCATGAATGTAGCTccatccaggggggggggggggcaggcaATCAAATCCGACTCTGCATGACACTGCTTATAAAACACAAAGGCGTTCTTGGCTTTATAATTACCTAGCATGTGGCTTAAGAAGAGGAAACAAAGTATTACAAACATTCAAGGTACCAAAGTAATTTGTCCCACATGTCGTTGTAGCCCGCTCGCCAATAGTTCCTACCTGAAAAAAATACGCCAAGAAGATATATTTCAACAACACACTTATATTCTGTAAATTGTGTAGTTATAAAGCAGATTTAATACAATGTCCGAGACAGTGTTAAATGCGTTACTCTGTAAGCCTCATTATATATTTTGTAGGTGTAAAATGATCTATGAAATTGACTACAATACATCTCAGTCTCAACGCAATAGCTTGCAGTTATGTAATAATAATGTATATACTGTTTTATTACTGTTTTGATAATAAGAGCTTACCTTTATTTTGCGTTGGATGCTGCTTTTCAAAGAAATGTTTGTCAAGTAATAAAGTTGTATATGTTAACTATAGGTTCAAcagatagaaaaaagaaaaatcacaaaaatactgaacttacgaggaaaattcaaaacagaaagtccctaatcaaatgacaaaatcaaagaataaaacacatcaaaagaaaggacagcaactgtcatattcctgacgtagtacaagcattttaaaattttagacaatggtggattaaacctggtttaatgtGTTGCTCTGTAAGCCCCATGATATATTTTGTAGGTGTAACATGATCTTTTAAGGTATATGCTTGAACAATGGCATTTACTCAATGTAACATAATATCTACTGTTTTGCATTTCAAAAATTCAACCTTCAAAAAATGCGGCCTGACGACGCGTTttgtcaaaaacatataaagaacgTATTTTATAAACAGATACCTTATTTGAAATTCCAGCATTGTTTACCAAGATATCAATCCCTCCATAATTATCATTAACAAACTCTTTCAGTTTGGTGATTGAGCTCGAGTCGTCAATATCTAGAGTATAGTATTTAGGTGAAAGTCCTTTCTCCTGTAGTTGAGCTACTGCAGCTTTACATCTCTCCTCGGATCGACCTGTAAAATGTAAAGACTGTTACAAGTATTTCTATAATTAATCCTCTATTAGATTTACAGTGTTTGAATTGTTAGCTTCCTATTATTTTCACGAATATCAGTTATAAAAGCATAGCTTAAAACAACTATATGCACTTGAGTGTATAGCGCTGATTTCCCCCCATATAATATCAGTTTCATGCATGGGAGATTTCAGATAACTGCCATCcttaagacagcaacccaacaaaattaccaaaatacagtttaaagGCAACATAGATCAGAAATCCGTAGGCAGGTATCTCAGAACATGTCGATGTCTGATAATTAATCATCATGCGTTTGTAAAAGCTGTGAATTAATTAAATAGACACTATCGAAGATCTGCTATCAACAGCAAgttctttaatcacaaaataaagaACAAATATTGATTAATTGAATGTTGTCAAACGCCACTTTCGGCcctattgtgctatttcgtggcggtcagttttgtTATTGTTGGAGGAAAccggagtgcccggagagaaCCATCGACCTTTGGTATTAAAACTGACAGTCCTAGTCAATTAAGTTTGGAGTCTAGCGTCAGTGTAGGATTCGAAATCACAACCTCAGCGTTTACAGGATAGTGACACAGACACGGCTAATAAGGCCccagaagaaaacaaaaacaaggaAGATCAGATATGATATCAGCCAATCAATGACGATGTTCCTGGTTGTGGACTatgaaaattacaaacaaaaacatacaattaAGATCAGTACAGAAAGTTACGGTTTATTAGTCAACAAACACACTGTTCCAAATAATGCACGAAGCTTATGAATTCAAGCAAAATACTTAAGCCGTTGATTGGAAATCATCGAGTTGTAGCCCTACAATCAAATGTTGTTTGCTGTATTTCAAGGAAGATTAATAGAGAAACGATATTCTAGGCAAATATTTGTTCTTATCAACTATTTTGTGTTTACACTTTATTTGTTGAGTGTAGACTTTAAAAGTAAAACCacataaaatactgaactccgatgaaattcaaaatggaaagtccctaatcaaatggcaaaatcaaaagatcaaccacatcaaacgaatggataacaactgtcatattaatgTATTTTGATGAGTGTGCACAGCATTcaactttaattttttgtattctttctGTGAGTGTGTAATACATATTTAGAGGTTTGTAGTGTTTGTGTTTAACTTTCATGCTGAAAATCTATTTTTGTATCACATTATTGTATACTAATACTATGAAAAGTAGCacccaattttattttattcggaTCTGTTGTTGGTGGCAAAATTGAAGCAAAAACAATAGTTTTGAACAAAATAATCGTTAACGTTTTTACctttgtataatatatattaactACACTCATTTTAATTCAATAAcattgacaatggaaatgggcaatgtgtcaaagagacaacaacccgactaaagagcagaaaacagccaaaggctacTAATGGGTCTTTAATTCAGCtaattcccgcacacggaggcttacttcagctggcccctaaactaaAATATATACTAATGCAGTGATAATGGAGGTCATACTAAACTCAGAAATAAACACAACAGTTTATATATCTGTACCCAAACAGTGTGATCAAagcaattacatttttttaatatgtgcTTTAAGATATGGTGACTTAACTGAATAATAGTAATCGACCATTTCAAATGTCACATATTTAAGCTAAATTCATCTAATGTCGACATAGGTTGAGATATGTTCAACCCCGcaacatgtttgcgcctgtcccaagtcaggagcctctgacctttgttaaccttgtatgatttttaattttagtttcttgtgtataattcggagtttagtatttcgtccattatcactgaaatagtaacatatttgttaaggggccagctgaaggactcatcagggtgcgggagtttctcgctgcattgaagacccattgttggccttcgggtgttgtttgctctatggtcggtttgttatctttctgacacattccccattcacgaaaagaaacattgataatgtaTATCATTATCCTATTATATCAGTACCTGTTAAGATGACGTCTCCATCAAACTGTTTGCACAATGATTCAACTATAGCAGAACCTATTCCTTTATTTGCACCTGTCACCTGTAAATGCAATGGGACAATTCTATTTATTCAATTCCATCATGAATTTTTCAAGATAGTGTATATATAATGATCAGTTCAGTAATCAGTAGATTGGTGTAACATTCAATTCTATACCATTTTTTCGCCGTTAATAAATTTAGATATTGTTAGGAAACTAAGGTTCCCATTACATTATGTAAAGTTTACTCTTGTTGTATATTTGCTAACCTTTTTCTATcatattttgttcataaatcTCATTAAGCATCTATAAATCCCTTCTAATGTTTGGGTTTGTCTTCGGaaacaccaaatatattttaaaggtaccaattgatacgatatgcctgggcttgtatttcctatcatgatttggttgatagaggattgcttctcacaaggaaactattcaaccaagagtttcaaatgttgaagttgaaatcattcgtaaattttacggacgccatcacgagtggttgatcgttatggaataaccgttccacagataatatcggatatgttccttatgtcgtaactacaaaccccttcccttttatgaatgtgacctaccgaattagactatttaccggatttgttataatatgagcaacaagacgggtgccacatgtgcagcaggatctgcttacccttccggagtacctaagattacccccagtttttggtggggttcgtgttgcttagtctttagtctttagttttctatgttgtgttttctgtactattatgtgtctactatttgtctgtttatctttttatttttagccatggcgttgtcagtttattttctatctatgagtttgactctccctctggtatctttcgtccctctttttttccACTTACATTTGTTTTCTCTCACATAACTCTGGTTGAGGAAATAAACCTTTGCACTCCTTTATCTTCGTTCAGTAACCCCATAATGAATAATTAATGCGGAATAATCAAATTACTTTCTTTTTCAGTTGTTCATATTTGTAAGTGATATTCTTTGTAAAAGAATTATTGCTATCACAGTTACAAAGCTTCGAAAATGTGTCGTCGCGTTGCAGAGacatacagctctttttttaacGTTTTTCATTACCAACATAGTTTCAAATTGGTAAAATACATAGCAAAAACTCGATGACCCTATGATTCTTTATATGAATGAAATGGAAATGGCAACAACATATGAATTTTAATGGAAATCCTTAGAAGGTTTAATGACGTTCATGATTATAAGGCAATGTAAAGACACTTTCAGACAACGAATGTAATTAATACCGTATATACACGtagttttttaaatatctattttCACTGATCCGAAAATGATTTCCCTATGTTTTAAgatttatttgatatataatttgTGCACTACAAAACGTGTATTATACATACAATCGATATCAGCTCTAATGTATAATTATTGAATTTCGCcgtatttttagattttaaaaagaaaCTAGATTAAATAGTATTTCacttagaataaatgtgttattTCAAGCATATTATTTTTATGAAAGTAGGAATAACTGATAACTATCAATAATATGTAAATGTAACAGCTATTGTGTGCACACGTAAGAAagtagatatattatatataaacacaAACGTTCTATTCAAAAAGAAagtatatattttacatataaatactTACAATTGCAACACGTGTAGTCATCGTCctgatttctttctttttatcttagAACGAGCTTAGAACACGTGTTGAAAATTTAAGTTTGAAACAGATAATTATATGTATCATTCAGTTATCGTACAATTTTTCCTTTACGTTAACTTAGCAACATTATTTTCATTCACTTTGAACCGGAAGTGATTATAATCGTTTTAATCAATCAAAAATACTACAAAGCTTAACATTatacattcaataaaatttaacttGGAAGCTTGACTACTAGAAAAAGTTATATAAATGTTCTTCTTTTAAAAAGTAACATATGAAATATAAGATAATCAAATACCTAGAACTAGCGATGCAGCACAGgcacttgtatcagaaaaaaatttccaATATACCTTAATGTAACTCAtggtacttaacttgcatttaaaaaaaatgtcaggtGGTGACGAAATTCCGTTATATGCCACTTTATAGGCTGTCAACCTCACTAAAACTTACTATATcttaaatctaaattgatttatctttacaattgTATATACCATGCTTacatttgttgtcggaatcatccgtagccATCCTACCCAGGTATGTCAATCGTAATTATTTTGGAAACCGCTGAAGAATTGGCAATAAACGCGTCACGTCTTCTTATATATCTCGGTTTCCTATTGGTCAATTTTATGGGAAAGTCTAAATGATTCTCGGAATTATCTGATCTTGTTTCATTTCCTACGTAAAGTCAAGAGAGATTCTGAATGACATTGACGTCATGGGAAAATTTGTAACTTATTAGACATACCACAAATAACACTTGTTAGATTTTTTTCACGGTATCTAATACAATTTTACTAACTGGATGATAAGTTCTATTCATACGAAAACTAAcagttttttctgaaacaattttttataattaatcatttactgcGAGACGTGTATTGCCAATTTTGTTGAGGTTGACAAAAtaattacgattgacatacttgggtaggattgctacggatgattccgacaacaacaGTAGGCGTGTTATACATTATtgtgaagataaatcaatttagattaacggtataacaagttttagtggggttgacagccgAGACCCGGCATTTTTAATGGAGTTTCGTCACCGTAtgacatttttctaaatcgcgagttaagtaccttgtgttatataaaggtataaaggGGGAtaattctgagacgagtgcctgtgcgATGCAGTTGTGAATAGATTAATATTCCTCGtatgtataattatatttatgtTAATTTCAATACCTGTGATCATAGTCAGTAATACAAACAGTCCTTGCGATTTTATCTGAATTAAGTGCAGTTTGAAGTCTTACAAACTTGTAAAAACAATTTAAGATACAAAACCGATAAAAGACAGGCTTGTGTCTCTTGAACATcggaaatattttatttcatagttttatattttttatacttgTTTTCTATTATCGGATTAAAAAATCTACGAGATATTCTTCTCAACCAGTCTTTCTTCACAACACCCTCCCTTTGCATACGTGAATAATAACAAAATGGGGTATGTACAATTCAAAGGCCAAATATTTAGAAATACAGAAATCTTGAACTATATAAACTTAACGACAAACATTATCTATTAAAAGAATCTATATGCTAACTAGATAAATGATTTTGGGATCGTATTGGGTATGACACATGCACATAAGTATATTATAACATCAAAAGATTCGGAAAGATTTCAAATGAGTTACGTATCCTCCAGAGGCCAAACAACAATTCAAccaactatatatatatcactgcATACCTTACGGTTTTCATGAACAAGGAAATTCAAGACCGTATAGAAAgctaaaaaaattatgaattgaaAAACAACAGGCTTATGTAAAAACATACCAGTAAAGGGAAAACAGATTTGATATACATGTTTGTAGAACTGCACACGAAACCGTTGAATTCTAGACTTGAATACAACATGTTTGATATCTATTTCGCCTATTCATCCAATCCGGACTAATCACACTTTTCCTTAAGGCTGTTTGTATGGTCTCATAGTGTATTTAtttagtttgtatgtatttgaatTGTCCTTTTAGTATGTTTATGCCTTAATTGGTGCCGTATCTTCTCAGTATACTTGTTTCTGAACTGATTACGCAGCCTTTAAGTATGTTTGTGTCTGAACTTTGCACGCGTCTTTTAAGTCTGTTTTTGTCTAATTTGGTTACTTGTCCTTAAATTCCGTTTTTTTGTTTTAACTGGTTTCGTATTCTTTTAGTCTGTTTTTGTATGAACTGGTTTGTGGTtacttcttcttttatttttgtttgtttgtgaatTGGTTATATGTATACGTGTCCTTTAAATTAAGTCTCTGTGTGTCTGATCCAGTTACGTGTCGTTTGAGGTTGTTTGTGTCTGAATTGTTCGCGTTTCTTTAAAGTCCGTTTGGGTCTGAACTGGTTTCGTGTCGTATTAATTATTCTTTCAGGGCTGCCTACCTGTCGTTTTATGCTGTTTGTCTCAGGGCTGCTTACATTTCCTGGAGTCAGATTGTGTCCATGCAGCttacattaaaagaaaaacaagcaCTGCAGAAACATATAAGGAAATCAAATGCATTTCAgctttctgacttaggacagtatACGCATAATTGTTCAACTCTTCTGTAGCCTGAGTCTGTGCGGTTACAGCACTATCTATGAAAATACTATTACAAAGCATCACGCGTTAAATTGTGTCGCTTGCCTAACTATTCGTGATTTATTTGATGTTGATAGTCCTGAATAGGTGCCCGATAGTATCACCAAGCCCAGTAGtaagcactttggtgttgacataaatatcagttatatggtaatttttaaacatttacagttcataaaatatgaattatttgaagTACTAACGATATTCTTATCCGAGGTAGACGAaccgcgcgtttggcgtactaaattataagcctggtacctttgaaaactatttacaccactgggtcgatgccccgtgggtatcacaagcccagttgTGAGCACTTCGttgttgatatttatatcaattatatgttcatttttatacatttacagtttacaaaatatgaattattcgaaatactaaggatatagctatataatatagttaattgctaccttagtttgctattaataagtattgcaatgtgcattgttattaaatgtaatatcagaattTAGTTTAATATAATCTTacatcaatcctaattctatcttatttttcatatatagTTTTAGTCATTctaatgtgacgtcatttttgtgctgttttagaatttcaacttatgtgacgtaatttttgtgccttttcaccacttcgtatgtgacgtcacttttttcaGTTTTTGCGTTGAGGACTTCACTAAGTCGGATGTGCctattttttgtgttggtttATGTATGTATCcgggttttgttttttgttttctgtaataagttaatacttcagttttatcatgtatatcttttatattcatttgataaaatttactgtttgcaatagcataaattgttctaaataataaggatgttcttatcccaagcagaaaaccctagccgtatttggcacaactttttgaactTTTATCCTCAGTGTTGaacaactttgtacttgtgttgcctttcgaacttttatatctgggcgtcactggtaagtgtTGTGCGGATGGCGCGTTTCctgcgtattgaattttaaacctgatgcctcttgttagctattattcatgtgttgctttgtctaatatgttctcctatttatttgtattgtattcctgtaatattatattgtcattttaatgttatatttaacattgccattaaagtgcgaggtttggtatgccacaaaatttagttttttgtccatggatttacgagttttgaacagcagtatactactgttgcctttatttatcacagGAATAGAATACTTTAGCCATATTTAACAcatc
It contains:
- the LOC139501864 gene encoding carbonyl reductase [NADPH] 3-like, yielding MTTRVAIVTGANKGIGSAIVESLCKQFDGDVILTGRSEERCKAAVAQLQEKGLSPKYYTLDIDDSSSITKLKEFVNDNYGGIDILVNNAGISNKVGTIGERATTTCGTNYFGTLNVCNTLFPLLKPHARVVNVSSMASQEAISKCSEEMRSKFKQPNITMDELTALIQQFIDAAQNDDHEKQGFFLKPYGMSKLGVTVMTFIQQRLLNSDPREDIIVNACCPGYVATDMTLHKGPKTITQGADTPVYLALLPPGTSSPKGDFVSERTIENWG